In one window of Coralliovum pocilloporae DNA:
- the fabA gene encoding 3-hydroxyacyl-[acyl-carrier-protein] dehydratase FabA produces the protein MADRQSSYSYEELLTCGRGELFGAGNAQLPAPPMLMFDRITSIAEDGGEYGKGHVRAELDVREDLWFFGCHFIGDPVMPGCLGLDALWQMTGFHLGWLGEPGRGRALSVGEIKFTGQVLPTVKKVEYGVDFKRVMRSKLVLGIADGFVKADDEVIYRAKDLRVGLFQT, from the coding sequence ATGGCAGATCGCCAATCCAGCTACTCTTATGAAGAGCTCCTGACTTGCGGGCGCGGTGAACTTTTCGGTGCGGGTAATGCCCAGCTTCCAGCGCCGCCCATGCTGATGTTTGATCGCATTACCTCTATTGCGGAAGATGGTGGTGAATACGGCAAGGGTCATGTTCGTGCTGAGCTTGATGTCCGTGAAGATCTCTGGTTCTTCGGCTGTCATTTCATTGGTGACCCGGTCATGCCGGGCTGTCTGGGACTGGATGCGCTCTGGCAGATGACGGGCTTTCACCTTGGCTGGCTCGGAGAGCCGGGCCGTGGCCGCGCGCTCTCTGTTGGTGAGATCAAGTTCACCGGCCAGGTTCTGCCAACGGTCAAGAAGGTCGAGTATGGGGTCGACTTCAAAAGAGTGATGCGTTCGAAGCTGGTTCTCGGCATTGCTGACGGCTTTGTGAAGGCCGATGATGAAGTCATCTATCGGGCCAAAGACCTGCGGGTTGGCCTGTTTCAGACTTAA
- the dnaA gene encoding chromosomal replication initiator protein DnaA, with the protein MTLEQTGEDHWKRVKQKLRRELGEDVFSSWFASVDLEERSNGTVHLSVPTRFLKSWIQSHYRERLMSVWQGECEDVQQIELTVRGAIRQRPTRLQRPGAPKSIPVRQAQVPTAGVEASAGTTSFKGTTESEDLLGGSPLDARLTFDSFVIGGCNTLAHAAAKQVAEAPKGAPATFNPLYLHASVGLGKTHLLQAIAWHARERTPERRVLYLTAERFMYRFVAALKNQSAIAFKDALRDIDLLLIDDLQFLQGKSIQQEFCHTLNSLIDGARQVVVASDRPPVELESLDERVRSRLAGGLVAEIADLDSEMRRAILLNRARAAMGKHPGLDIPDPVLDHVARIVSSNGRDLDGAFNRLMAHNQLTGAPITLDMVDTALRDLLRNKEPKRVRIEDIQRIVSKHFNVSRADLLSSRRTRVIVRPRQIAMYLAKILTPRSLPEIGRRFGGRDHTTVLHAVRKIEDLIKTDQALHQEIESLRREAEE; encoded by the coding sequence ATGACATTAGAACAGACCGGTGAAGATCACTGGAAGCGCGTAAAACAGAAGCTGCGCCGTGAGCTGGGAGAAGATGTCTTCTCCAGCTGGTTTGCCAGCGTTGATCTGGAAGAGCGCTCCAATGGGACTGTTCATCTGTCTGTTCCGACCCGGTTCCTGAAATCCTGGATTCAGTCTCACTATCGTGAGCGTCTGATGTCCGTCTGGCAGGGCGAGTGCGAGGATGTTCAGCAGATCGAACTGACCGTTCGTGGTGCAATCAGGCAACGTCCGACCCGCCTGCAGCGCCCCGGCGCGCCAAAATCGATCCCGGTTCGTCAGGCGCAGGTGCCGACAGCAGGTGTTGAGGCATCTGCTGGAACGACATCCTTCAAGGGAACGACAGAGTCTGAAGATCTGCTCGGTGGTTCACCGCTCGATGCGCGCCTGACCTTTGACAGCTTTGTCATCGGTGGCTGCAACACTCTGGCCCATGCGGCTGCAAAACAGGTTGCTGAAGCGCCCAAAGGTGCTCCGGCTACATTCAATCCGCTTTATCTTCATGCCTCTGTTGGCCTGGGTAAAACCCACCTTCTGCAGGCCATAGCCTGGCATGCCCGTGAGCGGACCCCTGAGCGTCGCGTCCTGTATCTGACGGCTGAACGCTTCATGTACCGGTTTGTGGCCGCGTTGAAAAACCAGAGTGCTATCGCATTCAAGGATGCCCTGCGCGATATTGATCTGCTTTTGATCGACGATCTGCAGTTCCTGCAGGGTAAATCCATCCAGCAGGAGTTCTGCCATACGCTGAATTCCCTGATCGACGGAGCCCGCCAGGTGGTTGTGGCATCAGATCGCCCACCGGTAGAGCTTGAATCGCTTGATGAGCGGGTGCGCTCTCGTCTGGCCGGGGGTCTGGTTGCCGAGATTGCTGATCTCGACAGCGAAATGCGTCGTGCCATCCTGCTGAACCGCGCGCGTGCCGCCATGGGCAAACATCCGGGCCTCGATATCCCGGATCCGGTTCTCGATCATGTGGCCCGAATCGTTTCGTCCAATGGGCGCGATCTGGATGGTGCCTTTAATCGCCTGATGGCGCATAACCAGCTGACTGGTGCGCCAATCACACTGGATATGGTGGATACGGCTCTCCGTGATCTGTTGCGGAACAAGGAGCCGAAGCGCGTTCGTATTGAAGATATTCAGCGGATTGTCTCAAAGCACTTCAATGTGTCCCGGGCCGATCTCCTGTCGTCCAGAAGAACCCGGGTGATTGTCCGCCCGCGCCAGATCGCCATGTATCTCGCCAAAATTCTGACGCCGCGCTCGCTTCCTGAGATCGGACGTCGCTTTGGCGGCCGCGATCACACGACGGTTCTGCATGCGGTGCGGAAGATTGAGGATCTGATCAAGACGGATCAGGCCCTCCATCAGGAAATCGAAAGTCTGCGTCGTGAGGCAGAGGAATAG
- a CDS encoding enoyl-CoA hydratase, giving the protein MAFENILVETRGNVGLITLNRPKALNALNGKIVEEITTALQAFDTNDDVGCMVLTGSEKAFAAGADIKEMQSLDYVTAYTGDFLTSWDAITKVRKPVIAAVAGYALGGGCEIAMMCDFILAADNAKFGQPEVQLGVMPGAGGSQRLTRFVGKSKAMEMNLTGRMMDAEEAERAGLVSRIIPLDELVDEAVKTAQKIAEFSRASILMTKEAVNRSYEVPLSEGTRFERRLFQSLFSTEDQKEGMAAFVEKRKPNFENR; this is encoded by the coding sequence ATGGCATTTGAAAATATCCTCGTTGAAACGCGCGGCAATGTGGGGCTTATCACCCTCAATCGTCCAAAGGCGCTGAACGCCCTGAATGGCAAGATCGTTGAAGAGATCACCACAGCGCTGCAGGCCTTCGATACCAATGATGATGTGGGCTGCATGGTTCTGACCGGTTCGGAAAAAGCCTTTGCTGCGGGCGCTGACATCAAGGAAATGCAGTCGCTGGATTATGTCACGGCCTATACAGGTGACTTCCTCACGTCCTGGGACGCCATTACCAAGGTCCGGAAACCGGTCATTGCCGCTGTTGCGGGCTATGCGCTTGGCGGTGGCTGCGAGATTGCCATGATGTGCGATTTTATCCTCGCGGCCGACAATGCAAAATTTGGCCAGCCGGAAGTTCAGCTGGGCGTGATGCCTGGTGCTGGCGGCAGCCAGCGCCTTACACGGTTTGTCGGCAAGTCCAAGGCGATGGAAATGAACCTGACGGGCCGGATGATGGATGCCGAGGAGGCTGAGCGTGCCGGACTTGTGTCCCGGATCATTCCGCTGGATGAGCTCGTGGATGAGGCTGTAAAGACAGCCCAGAAGATTGCTGAATTCTCTCGCGCCTCTATTCTGATGACCAAGGAAGCGGTCAATCGGTCCTATGAGGTTCCCCTCTCTGAGGGCACGCGGTTTGAACGACGGCTGTTCCAGTCTCTCTTCTCAACGGAGGATCAGAAAGAGGGTATGGCGGCCTTTGTCGAGAAGCGAAAGCCAAACTTCGAAAACAGATAG
- a CDS encoding SH3 domain-containing protein, whose translation MVRSLYQASLGVFVLLAGLFLADHTYAQQTKVGPSGLPLPRYVSIKSGAANVRIGPSRDHQVSWVFTRPGWPVEVIQEFDNWRRIRDADGAEGWVFHSLLSGARTALVVPWEKDTYQEALRSDAKDDASIVAWMEPKVLVHISECTGKWCYISVQTYDGWIRQDRLWGVYQDEQVN comes from the coding sequence ATGGTTCGTTCCTTATATCAGGCGTCGCTTGGTGTTTTTGTCCTGCTTGCAGGGCTTTTTCTCGCTGATCATACATATGCGCAGCAGACCAAGGTCGGCCCGAGCGGATTGCCTCTGCCGCGTTATGTGAGCATCAAGTCGGGGGCGGCCAATGTGCGGATCGGGCCAAGCCGGGATCATCAGGTCTCCTGGGTTTTCACGCGTCCGGGATGGCCGGTTGAAGTTATCCAGGAGTTCGACAACTGGCGCAGAATTCGCGATGCTGATGGTGCTGAAGGCTGGGTTTTCCATAGTCTTCTGAGTGGAGCGCGGACAGCGCTTGTTGTGCCATGGGAGAAGGACACATATCAGGAAGCCCTGCGCAGTGATGCAAAGGACGATGCGTCCATTGTGGCCTGGATGGAGCCCAAGGTTCTGGTCCATATTTCAGAATGCACAGGAAAATGGTGCTACATTTCCGTCCAGACATATGATGGCTGGATCAGGCAGGATCGTCTCTGGGGTGTCTACCAGGATGAACAGGTCAACTGA
- the fabI gene encoding enoyl-ACP reductase FabI codes for MTGLMQGKRGLIMGVANDHSIAWGIAKALADQGAELAFTYQGEAFGKRVKPLAESVGSDLLLPCDVEDTETVDAVFDALKARWDSIDFLVHAVAFSDKRELKGKYADTTRDNFTRTMVISCFSFTEIAKRAAEMMPNGGSLVTLTYGGSTRVMPNYNVMGVAKAALESSVRYLAMDYGDQGIRVNAISAGPIRTLAGAGIGDARQMFNYQKRNSPLARTVSIEEVGGAGLYLMSDLSSGVTGEVHFVDSGYNIVSMPRLGELKDQDKLQEGA; via the coding sequence ATGACTGGATTGATGCAGGGCAAGCGCGGCCTGATTATGGGCGTGGCCAATGATCATTCTATTGCCTGGGGTATTGCCAAGGCACTGGCCGATCAGGGGGCGGAGCTGGCCTTTACCTATCAGGGTGAAGCCTTTGGCAAACGGGTCAAACCTCTTGCTGAATCTGTTGGCTCTGACCTTCTGCTGCCGTGTGATGTGGAAGATACGGAAACAGTTGATGCGGTTTTTGATGCGCTGAAAGCGCGTTGGGACAGTATCGATTTTCTGGTCCACGCCGTGGCCTTTTCCGACAAGCGGGAACTGAAGGGCAAATATGCCGACACCACGCGAGACAATTTCACCCGTACCATGGTGATTTCCTGTTTCTCGTTTACAGAAATTGCCAAGCGGGCAGCCGAGATGATGCCGAATGGTGGCTCTCTGGTGACGCTGACCTATGGCGGTTCCACCCGGGTGATGCCGAACTATAATGTCATGGGTGTTGCCAAGGCGGCTCTTGAATCATCTGTCCGCTATCTGGCGATGGATTATGGCGATCAGGGCATTCGGGTGAACGCGATTTCCGCTGGCCCTATCCGGACGCTGGCCGGTGCCGGTATTGGTGATGCCCGGCAGATGTTCAATTATCAGAAGCGTAATTCGCCGCTGGCGCGTACAGTGTCCATTGAGGAAGTTGGCGGGGCCGGGCTCTATCTCATGTCCGATCTCTCAAGCGGTGTAACCGGTGAAGTGCACTTTGTCGATTCCGGTTACAACATCGTTTCCATGCCGCGTCTTGGTGAGTTGAAAGACCAGGACAAGCTGCAGGAAGGCGCTTGA
- a CDS encoding 2-hydroxyacid dehydrogenase, producing the protein MPIKKPIVFVTRKLPDTIETRMRELFETRLNEDDRNMTQAELVEAVKTADVLVPTVTDRIDSALLSQAGENLKLIANFGNGVDNIDVDSANNRGITVTNTPGVLAEDTADMTMALMLAVPRRISEGIQVMKNGEWAGWSPTYMLGHRIFGKRLGIIGLGRIGQAVARRAKAFGMQIHYHNRRRVASHIEEELEATYWESLDQMLARMDVISIHCPHTPGTFHLLSARRLKLLRRDAYIVNTARGEVIDENALARLLDAGDIAGAGLDVFEQEPAVNPKLLKSNRVVLLPHMSSATIEGRIDMGEKVIINIKTFMDGHRPPDRVLPSML; encoded by the coding sequence ATGCCAATAAAGAAACCAATCGTTTTTGTCACTCGGAAGCTCCCGGACACCATTGAAACCCGTATGCGGGAACTGTTCGAGACACGGCTCAACGAAGACGACCGCAATATGACGCAGGCCGAACTGGTCGAAGCCGTCAAAACCGCTGATGTTCTTGTCCCGACTGTAACTGACCGGATTGATTCAGCACTTCTGTCGCAGGCGGGCGAAAATCTCAAACTGATCGCCAATTTCGGCAATGGTGTCGACAATATCGACGTGGACAGCGCCAACAATCGTGGCATCACCGTCACCAATACACCGGGCGTGCTGGCTGAGGATACAGCCGACATGACCATGGCCTTGATGCTTGCGGTCCCAAGACGGATTTCCGAAGGCATCCAGGTGATGAAAAACGGTGAGTGGGCCGGCTGGTCACCCACCTATATGCTGGGTCATCGTATTTTCGGCAAGCGTCTTGGCATCATCGGGCTTGGCCGCATCGGGCAGGCCGTGGCACGTCGCGCGAAAGCGTTTGGCATGCAGATTCACTATCATAATCGCCGCCGCGTTGCGTCTCACATTGAGGAAGAGCTTGAGGCCACTTACTGGGAAAGCCTCGATCAGATGCTGGCCCGTATGGATGTTATTTCCATCCACTGCCCTCATACGCCAGGCACCTTCCATCTTCTGTCTGCACGGCGGTTGAAGCTTCTGCGTCGGGACGCCTATATCGTCAACACCGCCCGTGGCGAGGTGATCGACGAAAATGCGCTCGCGCGCCTGCTGGATGCGGGTGATATTGCAGGCGCCGGCCTCGATGTGTTCGAGCAGGAGCCTGCCGTCAATCCCAAACTGCTCAAGTCAAACCGCGTGGTCCTGCTGCCTCATATGAGCTCTGCAACAATTGAAGGCCGGATTGATATGGGTGAGAAGGTCATCATCAACATCAAGACCTTTATGGATGGACACCGTCCGCCAGACCGCGTTCTGCCCTCCATGCTGTAA
- the rpsT gene encoding 30S ribosomal protein S20 — protein sequence MANTPSAKKAVRKIAARTAVNKSRRTRMRGFIRKVEEALASGDSSAAAAAFKAAQSEIMTAVSKGIVHKNTASRKVSRLNARVKALSA from the coding sequence ATGGCCAATACACCTTCGGCCAAGAAGGCCGTTCGCAAGATTGCCGCTCGGACGGCCGTCAATAAATCTCGCCGCACCCGCATGCGCGGTTTTATCCGCAAAGTGGAAGAGGCTCTTGCCTCCGGCGATTCCAGCGCAGCAGCAGCAGCGTTCAAGGCAGCTCAGTCCGAGATCATGACGGCTGTCAGCAAAGGCATCGTGCACAAGAACACTGCGTCTCGCAAAGTGTCTCGTCTGAATGCCCGCGTGAAAGCACTCAGCGCCTGA
- the irrA gene encoding iron response transcriptional regulator IrrA, with protein MMFSGSHVHRHNPGHDDQDIRSRLTSVGLRPTRQRLALASLLFSKGDRHVSAESLHEEAIDQRVPVSLATVYNTLHQFTEAGLLREVAVDGSKTYFDTNLSDHHHYFIEGENQVVDIPTNGVAIGKLPEPPEGMEIARVDVVVRLREKQ; from the coding sequence ATGATGTTTAGTGGTAGCCACGTTCATCGCCATAACCCTGGTCATGACGATCAGGATATCCGTTCACGGCTGACATCTGTCGGTTTGCGCCCGACACGCCAGCGGCTGGCGCTTGCCTCCCTCTTGTTTTCCAAGGGCGATCGCCACGTCTCGGCCGAGAGTCTGCATGAGGAAGCCATCGACCAGCGGGTTCCGGTGTCTCTTGCGACAGTATACAACACCCTGCATCAGTTCACAGAAGCCGGGCTGCTTCGCGAAGTCGCGGTTGACGGGTCAAAAACATATTTCGACACCAATCTGAGCGATCACCATCACTACTTCATCGAGGGTGAGAACCAGGTGGTCGATATCCCGACCAATGGCGTTGCCATCGGCAAACTGCCGGAGCCACCAGAGGGTATGGAGATTGCCCGTGTGGATGTTGTGGTACGGCTGCGCGAAAAGCAGTAA
- the fabB gene encoding beta-ketoacyl-ACP synthase I — translation MKRVVVTGMGIVSSIGDNAQEVLASLREAKSGISHAEEYAELGFRCQVHGKPSLDPAETLDRRTTRFMGTGAAWNYIAMEQAIQDAGLEETDVSNERTGIIMGSGGPSTKAIVDAADITRNKGGPKRIGPTAVPKAMSSTNSATLATPFHIKGVNYSISSACATSNHCIGNAYETIQLGKQDIIFAGGGEELDWTLSNLFDAMGAMSSKYNDSASRASRAYDKNRDGFVIAGGAGVLVLEELEHAKARGAKIYAEVVGYGATSDGHDMVAPSGEGAVRCMKMALKGVEGPIDYINPHATSTPVGDQKEIEAIREVFGDAIPPISATKSLTGHSLGATGVQEAIYSLLMMQNGFICESAHIDEIDPDFADIPIVTERQDNVTLNTVLSNSFGFGGTNATLVFQRYQS, via the coding sequence ATGAAAAGGGTCGTCGTGACAGGTATGGGTATCGTATCCTCCATCGGGGATAACGCCCAGGAAGTGCTGGCAAGTCTGCGTGAAGCAAAGTCCGGCATATCACATGCCGAAGAATATGCTGAGCTGGGCTTCAGGTGTCAGGTACACGGCAAGCCTTCTCTGGATCCCGCCGAAACTCTGGATCGCCGCACCACCCGGTTTATGGGCACGGGTGCCGCCTGGAACTATATCGCTATGGAACAGGCCATTCAGGATGCGGGCCTGGAAGAGACAGACGTCTCGAATGAGCGGACCGGTATCATCATGGGCTCAGGTGGTCCATCCACCAAGGCTATCGTGGATGCGGCTGACATCACCCGGAACAAGGGCGGCCCCAAGCGCATTGGCCCGACAGCTGTGCCGAAGGCCATGTCGTCCACCAATTCCGCAACGCTGGCGACACCGTTCCACATCAAGGGCGTCAACTATTCCATCTCGTCTGCCTGTGCCACGTCGAACCACTGTATCGGCAATGCCTATGAGACCATTCAGCTCGGCAAGCAGGACATCATCTTCGCCGGTGGTGGTGAAGAGCTGGACTGGACACTGTCCAACCTGTTCGATGCCATGGGCGCCATGTCGTCGAAATACAATGACAGCGCATCCCGTGCATCCCGCGCTTATGACAAAAACCGCGATGGTTTTGTGATTGCCGGCGGCGCCGGTGTTCTGGTTCTGGAAGAACTCGAGCATGCCAAGGCGCGCGGTGCCAAGATTTATGCCGAAGTGGTCGGCTATGGTGCTACATCTGATGGCCATGACATGGTTGCCCCAAGTGGCGAGGGTGCGGTTCGCTGCATGAAGATGGCCCTTAAGGGTGTTGAAGGTCCGATTGACTATATCAATCCGCATGCCACCTCCACACCGGTTGGTGACCAGAAGGAAATCGAGGCAATTCGTGAAGTCTTCGGCGATGCCATTCCGCCGATTTCTGCCACCAAGTCGCTCACCGGGCACTCCCTTGGCGCAACAGGTGTTCAGGAAGCCATATATTCCCTGCTGATGATGCAGAACGGCTTTATCTGTGAATCCGCTCATATTGACGAAATCGACCCGGATTTTGCCGATATCCCCATCGTCACCGAACGTCAGGATAATGTGACGCTGAATACGGTTCTGTCCAACTCCTTCGGATTTGGTGGCACCAATGCAACGCTGGTCTTCCAGCGCTATCAGAGCTAG
- a CDS encoding rhodanese-like domain-containing protein, producing MSERSDLPYAGDISVAELGERLGEDSNAVLIDVRTQAEWAFVGVPDLSEAGRDPLFLEWQSFPGGQQNGQFVDLLTQALGANGLGKETALYFLCRSGARSAAAAAAMTQAGFKACFNIAEGFEGPMDQDGHRGTVSGWKQCGLPWRQS from the coding sequence ATGTCTGAACGTTCAGATTTGCCTTATGCGGGAGACATTTCTGTAGCTGAGCTCGGGGAGCGCCTGGGTGAAGATAGCAACGCTGTGCTGATTGATGTGCGCACGCAGGCCGAATGGGCTTTTGTGGGCGTGCCTGATCTCTCAGAAGCAGGGCGCGATCCGCTCTTTCTCGAATGGCAGTCTTTTCCGGGCGGACAGCAGAATGGACAGTTTGTCGACCTGCTGACACAGGCGCTTGGTGCAAACGGTCTCGGCAAGGAGACAGCACTTTATTTTCTATGTCGGTCCGGAGCCAGAAGTGCGGCTGCGGCAGCTGCTATGACGCAGGCTGGCTTCAAGGCCTGCTTCAACATTGCGGAAGGGTTTGAAGGACCGATGGATCAGGATGGGCATCGCGGCACGGTTTCGGGCTGGAAACAGTGCGGACTGCCCTGGCGGCAATCATAA